A DNA window from Arachis duranensis cultivar V14167 chromosome 3, aradu.V14167.gnm2.J7QH, whole genome shotgun sequence contains the following coding sequences:
- the LOC107481735 gene encoding WAT1-related protein At1g25270 gives MKLSSGWEMEGLKPVILMVLLQILYAALNVLYKLAIFDGMSMRVASAYRLMFASAFTLPLALFFDRNNPPRITSKVLIMECLCGFFGGSLFLNLYFAALSLLPATFMLAINNLAPAVTFVMAIIFGLEKLNLGSAAGKAKVLGTVTGITGAMVLSFFRGVEIDIWSTHIDLLHRNHPPPHAEYANKLLGLTFAIASCCSFSLWLNIQGKMNGKEYPRHHTGTALMSTMGAIQATVFALCVDRDWTQWRLGWNIRLLTVAYAGIVASGIVIIITAWCIKVRGPLFASIFNPLQLLLVAIVASLILNENLYLGSVVGGVVIVIGLYTVLWGKSKEIEEKQRMDELVSLQIMNNNKGSQVVDVDVVVDHKSEQHNNIQ, from the exons ATGAAGCTTTCTAGTGGTTGGGAGATGGAAGGGTTGAAACCAGTGATACTAATGGTGTTACTACAGATATTATATGCAGCGTTGAACGTGTTGTATAAGCTCGCTATATTTGATGGAATGAGCATGAGAGTTGCTTCTGCTTACCGTCTCATGTTTGCTTCTGCCTTTACTCTCCCACTTGCTCTCTTCTTTGATAGAAATAACCCACCAAGAATTACCAGCAAGGTGCTTATTATGGAATGTCTTTGTGGATTTTTCGG CGGAAGTTTATTTCTCAACCTTTATTTTGCGGCCCTGTCTCTGTTGCCCGCGACGTTCATGTTGGCCATCAACAACCTTGCTCCGGCTGTCACCTTCGTTATGGCCATAATTTTCG GTTTGGAAAAATTGAACTTGGGATCCGCAGCGGGAAAAGCAAAGGTACTAGGAACAGTAACTGGAATTACAGGGGCAATGGTGTTAAGCTTTTTCAGAGGTGTTGAAATTGATATTTGGTCCACACACATAGATCTCTTGCATCGTAATCATCCTCCACCACATGCTGAATATGCCAACAAACTCTTGGGTCTCACATTTGCCATAGCAAGCTGCTGCTCCTTTTCTCTCTGGCTCAACATTCAG GGTAAAATGAATGGTAAAGAATACCCAAGGCATCACACAGGGACAGCATTGATGTCCACAATGGGCGCAATACAAGCCACTGTTTTTGCTCTTTGTGTTGATAGGGATTGGACCCAATGGCGCCTTGGTTGGAACATAAGGCTTCTCACTGTGGCTTACGCG gGAATCGTAGCATCGGGTATAGTGATTATAATTACTGCGTGGTGCATAAAAGTGAGAGGCCCTCTATTTGCGTCTATTTTCAATCCTCTACAGCTTCTGCTTGTGGCTATTGTTGCTTCTTTGATTCTCAATGAGAATTTATATTTAGGAAG TGTGGTTGGAGGAGTGGTGATCGTGATTGGCTTGTACACGGTGCTATGGGGAAAGAGCAAAGAAATTGAAGAGAAGCAGAGGATGGATGAGTTAGTTTCATtacaaataatgaataataataaagggTCCCAAgttgttgatgttgatgttgttgttgatcATAAAAGTGAACAACACAACAATATACAGTGA
- the LOC107481736 gene encoding serine decarboxylase 1 gives MVGSVDVWGTVDSSMNGAGVGGCLIKELVHHHGEREKIVPGRDMHTVSFEITEPDLDDEVTGEREAFMASVLSKYKKSLTEKTKFHLGYPYNLDFDYDALCQLQHFSINNLGDPFIESNYGVHSRQFEVGVLDWFARLWELDKNQYWGYITNCGTEGNLHGILVGREVFPDGILYASREIDCHDFKSKLLSNKDKPAIVNVNIGTTVKGAVDDLDLVINKLQEAGFSHDRFYIHCDGALFGLMLPFVKRAPKVSFKKAIGSVSVSGHKFFGCPMPCGVLITRLEHVKVLSRNVEYLASRDATIMGSRNGHAPLFLWYTLNRKGYRGFRKEVQKCLRNAHYFKDRLVHAGIGAMLNELSSTVVFERPHDEEFVRKWQLACQGNIAHVVVMPNVTIHKLDGFLDELVQKRDAWFGEGKSQPPCIASDVGIHNCLCALHR, from the exons ATGGTGGGAAGTGTTGATGTTTGGGGTACTGTTGATTCAAGCATGAATGGAGCAGGTGTAGGGGGATGTTTGATCAAAGAACTAGTCCATCATCATGGCGAAAGGGAGAAGATAGTTCCGGGAAGAGATATGCATACGGTGTCGTTTGAAATCACTGAACCAGATCTGGATGATGAGGTTACAGGAGAAAGAGAAGCTTTTATGGCTAGTGTTTTATCCAAGTACAAAAAATCCCTCACAGAAAAAACCAAGTTCCATCTAG GCTATCCGTACAATCTGGATTTCGACTACGATGCGCTGTGTCAGCTTCAGCACTTCTCCATAAACAACCTGGGGGATCCGTTTATCGAGAGCAACTACGGGGTGCACTCGAGGCAGTTCGAGGTTGGTGTTTTGGACTGGTTTGCAAGGTTGTGGGAACTTGACAAGAACCAGTACTGGGGATACATAACAAACTGTGGCACAGAAGGGAATCTCCATGGAATCCTTGTTGGCAGAGAGGTGTTCCCAGATGGAATCTTGTATGCCTCTCGCGAGATTGATTGCCATGATTTTAAGTCCAAGCTTCTTTCTAACAAGGATAAGCCTGCCATTGTTAATGTTAACATAGGTACAACTGTCAAAGGAGCTGTTGATGATCTTGATTTGGTTATTAACAAGCTTCAGGAAGCAGGATTCTCCCATGACAGATTCTATATCCATTGTGATGGGGCTTTGTTTGGTCTCATGTTACCTTTCGTCAAACGA GCTCCGAAAGTGAGTTTCAAGAAGGCAATTGGAAGCGTGAGTGTGTCAGGGCACAAATTCTTTGGGTGTCCAATGCCATGTGGGGTGCTGATAACAAGATTGGAACACGTGAAGGTGCTGTCAAGGAACGTAGAGTACCTTGCCTCGAGAGATGCAACAATCATGGGTAGCCGTAACGGCCACGCGCCACTCTTCCTATGGTACACTCTAAACAGAAAAGGATACAGGGGATTCCGGAAAGAGGTTCAGAAATGCTTGAGGAACGCACACTACTTCAAGGACCGCCTCGTCCACGCGGGGATCGGAGCAATGCTGAACGAGCTCAGCAGCACCGTCGTGTTTGAGCGCCCTCACGACGAGGAGTTCGTGCGCAAGTGGCAGTTGGCGTGCCAGGGGAACATAGCACATGTTGTGGTCATGCCAAATGTCACCATACACAAGCTGGATGGTTTTCTTGACGAGCTTGTGCAAAAGCGTGATGCATGGTTCGGAGAAGGGAAATCTCAGCCTCCTTGTATAGCTTCTGATGTTGGCATACATAATTGCCTTTGTGCTTTGCATAGGTGA